From Gigantopelta aegis isolate Gae_Host chromosome 11, Gae_host_genome, whole genome shotgun sequence, the proteins below share one genomic window:
- the LOC121385486 gene encoding keratin-associated protein 4-3-like produces the protein MSMSTNHTTTDWSSLRMSPSPATDEHHTGLSMSTNHTRPLSRPSPDCHCAPESTDYDLCCTSHCAPESTDYDLCCTSHCAPESTDYDLCCTSHCAPESTDYDLCCTSHCALESTDYDLCCTSHCALESTDYDLCCTSHCALESTDYDLCCTSHCALESTDYDLCCTSHCALESTDYDLCCTSHCALESTDYDLCCTSHCALESTDYDLCCTSHCALESTDYDLCHTSHCALESTDYDLCCTSHCALESTDYDLCCTSHCALAG, from the exons ATGTCCATGTCGACTAACCACACCACTACAGACTGGAGTTCACTACGGATGTCGCCATCTCCAGCCACTGACGAACATCACACTGGATTGTCCATGTCGACTAACCACACCAGACCGCTATCACGGCCATCACCGGATTG tcattgtgccCCGGAGAGTACAGACTACgacctttgttgtaccagtcattgtgccCCGGAGAGTACAGACTACgacctttgttgtaccagtcattgtgccCCGGAGAGTACAGACTACgacctttgttgtaccagtcattgtgccCCGGAGAGCACAGACTACgacctttgttgtaccagtcattgtgccCTGGAGAGCACAGACTACgacctttgttgtaccagtcattgtgccCTGGAGAGTACAGACTACgacctttgttgtaccagtcattgtgccCTGGAGAGTACAGACTACgacctttgttgtaccagtcattgtgccCTGGAGAGCACAGACTACgacctttgttgtaccagtcattgtgccCTGGAGAGCACAGACTACgacctttgttgtaccagtcattgtgccCTGGAGAGCACAGACTACgacctttgttgtaccagtcattgtgccCTGGAGAGTACAGACTACgacctttgttgtaccagtcattgtgccCTGGAGAGCACAGACTACGACCTTTGtcataccagtcattgtgcccTGGAGAGCACAGACTACgacctttgttgtaccagtcattgtgccCTGGAGAGTACAGACTACgacctttgttgtaccagtcattgtgccCTGGCTGGATGa